The following coding sequences are from one Granulicella arctica window:
- a CDS encoding restriction endonuclease subunit S, protein MKLEMFFEKFDQLTDSPGAVDKMRGLVLELAIRGRLSERDASDQADISWVLLCDELEAKSRSAQFTQKRIFEIPASWRWATLSDVGNTKPRNEAPDGTRCAFIPMRLIPSEYGRAPEHEKRIWEKIKTGYTHFSDGDVVMAKITPCFENGKSALVDNLPGGIGAGTTELHVFRKTSDAIDPSFILLYLKSPGFIERGIPRMTGSAGQKRVSPDYFSNSPLPLPPPAEQKRIVAKVDELMALCDRLEEQQYERVTRHAALTRAVVDRFNEEPTGDNLNLLFHKSYSISAADFRTAIANLALRGKLAPRDEYAESVDLLLAKLQDERHRYATKYGFRTNDPRKDKANKPYSIPNHWRWVNLSDLFYAVTDGDHLPPPKSSDGIAFLTIGNITTGQLDFSEVRYVPKHYYDALAEYRQPRNGDFLYTVVGATYGRPAPVDTTRPFCVQRHIAILKPCQSTNRAFLSLLLKSPLVYEQATASTTGTAQPTIPLGALRRFRVPLPPLSEQDRIARRVSELIALVDAMDEQLRRTEATSEELLDAFTHLVLHPDKEIANNQKHDSASARAAIGCYVIRSLTQNASFGRTMLMKVFYLSEAHSGISQGWQPMRQAAGPYDPSIEDFESLGVQSGWFTVKTKTLGNGREMVEYQRESGIDAKIAEAVSVLGGQQTEFDRLLNLFQNKTTEEAEIIATLFAAWNDLLIDGKSPSDDEIIREVRENWHYRKERFTPTLLTRWLNWLRQQSVIPRGLAPRTRQQLKLGLS, encoded by the coding sequence CAGCTCACTGACTCTCCGGGAGCAGTGGATAAGATGCGTGGGCTCGTTTTAGAACTGGCTATTCGAGGAAGACTATCCGAGAGAGATGCTTCTGACCAAGCGGATATTTCGTGGGTTCTTCTTTGCGACGAACTCGAGGCGAAAAGTAGAAGCGCCCAATTTACCCAGAAGCGCATTTTCGAAATTCCGGCCTCGTGGCGTTGGGCCACATTGAGTGACGTTGGGAACACGAAACCTCGGAACGAGGCTCCCGATGGCACCAGATGCGCGTTCATTCCAATGAGACTCATCCCTTCCGAGTATGGTCGGGCCCCAGAGCACGAGAAGCGGATTTGGGAAAAGATCAAGACGGGTTACACGCACTTCAGTGATGGTGACGTGGTTATGGCTAAGATCACGCCCTGCTTTGAGAATGGAAAGTCGGCGCTCGTAGACAATCTTCCAGGGGGAATAGGTGCAGGAACAACGGAACTGCACGTTTTCCGCAAAACCAGCGACGCTATCGATCCCTCCTTTATTCTTCTTTATCTGAAATCGCCTGGGTTTATTGAACGCGGCATTCCACGCATGACTGGATCGGCTGGACAGAAGCGAGTATCGCCGGATTACTTCTCCAATTCACCTCTTCCGCTGCCACCGCCGGCCGAACAGAAGCGGATTGTAGCGAAGGTGGATGAGCTGATGGCGCTGTGTGATCGGCTGGAAGAGCAACAGTATGAGCGCGTAACGCGCCATGCTGCACTCACACGAGCAGTCGTTGATCGATTCAACGAAGAACCTACTGGGGATAACCTCAACCTTCTATTTCACAAGTCATATTCCATTTCCGCAGCTGATTTCCGGACAGCAATAGCCAATCTTGCGCTCCGTGGAAAGCTTGCTCCGAGAGATGAATACGCTGAGTCAGTGGATTTGTTGCTCGCAAAGTTGCAGGATGAGCGGCATAGGTATGCTACAAAATACGGCTTTAGAACTAATGATCCTCGCAAGGACAAAGCTAACAAGCCGTACTCAATACCAAACCATTGGAGATGGGTAAACCTGAGTGATCTGTTCTACGCGGTGACTGACGGGGATCATCTTCCGCCGCCAAAGTCGTCCGATGGTATTGCGTTTCTAACGATTGGCAATATCACTACAGGCCAACTTGATTTCTCGGAAGTCCGCTATGTTCCAAAGCACTACTATGACGCCCTAGCCGAATATCGCCAGCCGCGAAACGGTGATTTCCTTTATACCGTTGTTGGTGCCACGTATGGGCGTCCAGCGCCTGTAGATACGACACGTCCGTTCTGTGTGCAACGGCACATTGCAATTCTCAAGCCATGCCAGAGCACAAACAGGGCGTTCCTGTCTCTTCTTCTTAAATCACCTCTGGTCTATGAACAAGCTACGGCCAGCACTACCGGCACCGCGCAGCCCACCATTCCGCTTGGTGCTCTTCGGCGTTTTCGAGTTCCTCTTCCACCACTCTCGGAGCAAGATAGAATCGCGCGAAGAGTATCGGAGTTGATCGCGTTGGTGGATGCGATGGATGAGCAACTCAGGAGAACTGAGGCTACGTCAGAAGAATTGCTCGACGCATTCACACACTTAGTGCTTCATCCAGATAAGGAAATTGCCAATAATCAGAAGCATGATAGTGCATCCGCCCGAGCTGCAATTGGCTGCTATGTGATAAGAAGTTTGACACAAAACGCGAGCTTTGGTCGCACAATGTTGATGAAAGTGTTCTATTTGTCGGAGGCTCATTCTGGAATCTCGCAAGGCTGGCAGCCGATGCGGCAAGCAGCGGGCCCATACGATCCATCCATTGAAGATTTTGAATCGCTTGGCGTCCAAAGTGGATGGTTCACGGTCAAGACGAAGACCCTCGGTAATGGCCGCGAAATGGTTGAGTATCAAAGAGAGAGCGGCATAGATGCGAAAATCGCCGAAGCGGTCTCTGTGCTCGGTGGGCAGCAAACAGAGTTTGACCGACTGCTTAACCTCTTTCAGAACAAGACAACAGAGGAGGCAGAGATCATCGCGACTCTCTTTGCTGCCTGGAACGACTTGCTGATCGATGGGAAATCTCCTTCAGACGATGAGATCATCCGCGAAGTGCGTGAAAATTGGCACTACAGAAAGGAACGCTTCACTCCTACGCTCCTGACGAGATGGCTGAATTGGCTACGCCAGCAAAGTGTTATCCCTAGAGGGCTCGCGCCACGGACTCGTCAGCAGCTCAAGCTTGGCTTGAGCTGA
- a CDS encoding polynucleotide kinase-phosphatase gives MKISIPELSLVLLVGPSGSGKSSFARKHFLPTEVVSSDFCRALVSDNENDQSATGDAFDLLHEIVCKRLARGRLTVVDATNVQPEARKSLIALAKEFHLFAEAIVFDLSERVCQDRNVLRPDRQFGPHVIRNQSQQLRRSLRGLEREGIRHVFKLSSPEEVDAVTIERHPLWNNKKTEHGPFDIIGDVHGCFDELVELMAQLGYTVNQTDGVYSISSSGERKLVFVGDLVDRGPGTVQVLRLISSMVQSGQAFCVPGNHDMKLVRALRGRDVKRTHGLAETMEQLGNESDEFRVEVAKFLDGLVSHYVFDDGKLVVAHAGLKESMHGRGSGAVREFALFGETTGETDEFGLPVRYNWAADYRGKALVVYGHTPVPEPLFLNNTVNIDTGCVFGGQLTALRYPEREIVSVKAHQTYYEPARPFLPETTETQRPLQHAQDDVLDLADVVGKRLIDTRLKPKITIREENAIAALEVMSRFASDPKWLIYLPPTMSPTETSKHENLLEHPDEAFAFYRKEGIATVVCEQKHMGSRAVVVLCKDEAVSQKRFGVVQASLGTVYTRTGRRFFTDEALERQFLIRLQLAVEKSGLWDELGTDWLCLDCELMPWSAKAQELLQKQYAPVGNAGVRALQSEKDLIARAMLRVPGLEILSAQTTERLGAVEHYTQAYLQYCWPVSSLADLKLAPFHLLASEGAVHTDKPHTWHMEMIAKLCSADTEILVATPFKIVNLQNEASVADAVAWWTEMTAQGREGMVVKPIDFIAEGKRGITQPAIKCRGAEYLRIIYGPEYLLPENLERLRSRNVGAKRSLASREFALGIEALERFVRKEPLRLTHECVFGVLALESEPVDPRL, from the coding sequence ATGAAGATCAGCATTCCCGAATTGTCGCTTGTCCTCCTGGTTGGGCCCTCGGGCTCCGGCAAGTCTTCCTTTGCGCGTAAGCACTTCCTGCCCACCGAGGTTGTCTCCTCCGACTTCTGCCGCGCGCTCGTCTCCGACAACGAAAACGACCAGTCTGCTACCGGAGATGCGTTCGATCTACTGCATGAGATAGTTTGCAAACGACTCGCTCGCGGTCGTCTCACGGTGGTTGACGCAACCAATGTCCAGCCAGAGGCACGGAAATCTCTGATCGCGTTGGCAAAGGAGTTTCATCTCTTCGCAGAGGCGATTGTCTTCGACCTCTCGGAGCGCGTGTGTCAGGATCGCAACGTGCTTCGTCCCGATCGGCAGTTCGGGCCGCACGTCATTCGCAACCAGTCGCAGCAACTCCGCCGTTCTCTGCGCGGACTGGAACGTGAAGGCATCCGCCACGTCTTCAAGCTCTCCAGCCCCGAGGAAGTGGACGCCGTAACCATCGAACGTCACCCGCTCTGGAACAACAAAAAGACAGAGCACGGCCCCTTCGACATCATCGGAGACGTTCATGGATGCTTTGATGAACTTGTCGAGCTTATGGCCCAGCTCGGCTACACGGTGAATCAAACCGATGGCGTGTATTCGATTTCGTCCTCAGGCGAACGCAAGCTGGTCTTTGTGGGCGACCTTGTTGATCGCGGCCCAGGGACTGTTCAGGTACTTCGTCTCATTTCAAGCATGGTGCAATCTGGACAAGCATTCTGCGTTCCGGGCAATCACGACATGAAACTCGTCAGAGCATTGCGAGGCCGAGATGTGAAGCGTACGCATGGTCTCGCGGAGACGATGGAACAACTCGGAAACGAGTCGGATGAGTTCCGCGTCGAAGTCGCCAAGTTTCTCGATGGTCTTGTCAGCCACTATGTCTTCGATGATGGAAAGCTGGTCGTTGCCCACGCTGGTCTCAAGGAGTCCATGCACGGTCGCGGATCAGGAGCGGTGCGAGAGTTCGCCCTCTTTGGCGAGACAACAGGAGAGACGGACGAATTTGGTCTGCCGGTTCGCTACAACTGGGCGGCGGACTATCGCGGTAAGGCACTGGTGGTCTACGGACACACTCCCGTACCCGAACCGCTTTTCCTCAACAACACGGTCAATATTGATACCGGCTGTGTCTTCGGTGGCCAACTCACAGCGCTGCGCTATCCCGAGCGCGAGATCGTATCGGTCAAAGCGCATCAGACGTACTACGAGCCTGCCCGTCCCTTTTTGCCTGAAACGACCGAGACTCAGCGGCCGTTGCAACACGCACAGGACGATGTGCTCGACTTGGCCGATGTAGTCGGCAAACGCCTCATCGACACACGGCTGAAGCCGAAAATTACGATTCGAGAAGAGAATGCGATTGCGGCGCTTGAAGTCATGAGTCGGTTCGCAAGTGATCCCAAGTGGCTCATCTATCTTCCTCCCACGATGTCACCCACCGAGACAAGCAAGCACGAGAACCTGCTGGAACATCCGGACGAGGCATTCGCCTTCTACCGCAAGGAAGGGATCGCTACCGTTGTTTGCGAACAGAAACACATGGGCTCGCGCGCTGTCGTTGTTCTCTGCAAAGACGAGGCTGTGTCTCAGAAACGCTTCGGGGTTGTCCAAGCCTCACTCGGAACGGTGTATACCCGCACTGGTCGCCGATTCTTCACAGATGAAGCCTTGGAACGTCAGTTCCTCATTCGTCTGCAACTGGCGGTGGAGAAGTCGGGGCTTTGGGATGAACTAGGGACCGATTGGCTTTGCCTTGATTGCGAGCTGATGCCCTGGTCTGCGAAGGCGCAGGAGTTGCTCCAGAAGCAGTATGCGCCTGTCGGCAATGCTGGCGTTCGTGCATTGCAATCTGAGAAAGATCTCATCGCAAGAGCTATGCTGCGCGTCCCCGGTTTGGAGATACTCTCTGCGCAGACCACTGAACGGCTCGGCGCTGTGGAGCATTACACGCAAGCCTATCTGCAATACTGCTGGCCAGTAAGTTCGCTAGCCGATCTCAAGCTTGCTCCGTTTCATCTCCTGGCAAGCGAAGGCGCTGTCCACACGGACAAGCCGCACACCTGGCACATGGAGATGATCGCCAAGCTCTGTAGCGCGGATACCGAGATATTAGTGGCAACCCCATTCAAGATCGTCAATCTTCAAAATGAGGCAAGCGTTGCCGACGCAGTTGCTTGGTGGACTGAGATGACGGCTCAAGGACGAGAAGGTATGGTAGTCAAGCCGATCGACTTCATCGCAGAAGGCAAGCGTGGAATTACCCAGCCAGCGATAAAGTGCAGAGGTGCAGAGTACCTCCGCATTATCTACGGTCCGGAGTACCTCCTCCCAGAGAACCTCGAACGGCTGCGTTCGCGGAACGTAGGAGCCAAGCGCTCTCTGGCGAGCCGAGAGTTTGCGCTTGGCATCGAGGCACTGGAGCGATTCGTTCGCAAGGAACCGCTGCGCCTTACTCATGAATGTGTCTTCGGAGTCCTCGCACTGGAAAGTGAACCAGTCGATCCGCGACTATAG
- a CDS encoding 3' terminal RNA ribose 2'-O-methyltransferase Hen1 — protein sequence MLLTISTTHQPATDLGYLLHKNPANLQMEALSFGKAYVFYPDASVEFCAAALLLEIDPVALVRGRGPAGEGGQLEQYVNDRPYAANSFLSVAMGRILSTAMSGRSKDRPELAETAIPLTAHLPVIAARGGEDLVKRLFEPLGYTVETQGSQLDDKFPEWGASPYVALTITGIVRLQDLLTHLYVLIPVLDNEKHYWVANDEIEKLLKRGEGWLGAHPEKDLIVSRYLKRQRSLTREALSRLLAEDTPSDEGDEIPSVESPAIERTPSLHDQRLQAVLSVIRDTGAKRVVDLGCGEGKLLKLLLSEKQFDTILGMDVSWRSLETAKERLRLDGLTERQRGRIELIQGSLTYRDQRLNGFEAAAIVEVIEHLDAARLATFERIVFEFARPTHVVLTTPNAEYNTVFETLPAGEFRHGDHRFEWKRPEFEGWANGVAERFGYGVRFEPVGPVDAERGAPTQMAVFTQREVAA from the coding sequence ATGCTCCTCACGATTTCCACGACCCATCAACCGGCCACCGACCTCGGCTATTTACTGCATAAGAATCCGGCAAATCTCCAGATGGAGGCGCTTTCGTTTGGGAAGGCTTATGTCTTTTACCCCGATGCGTCTGTCGAATTCTGCGCAGCGGCTCTGCTGCTCGAGATTGACCCGGTCGCCCTCGTTCGCGGTCGAGGACCAGCCGGTGAGGGCGGGCAGTTGGAGCAGTACGTGAATGACCGTCCGTATGCTGCAAATTCCTTTCTCAGCGTCGCGATGGGGCGGATATTGAGCACGGCAATGAGCGGACGGAGCAAAGATCGACCTGAGCTTGCGGAGACAGCAATTCCGTTGACTGCCCATCTGCCAGTCATTGCGGCTCGCGGCGGTGAAGATTTGGTCAAGCGTCTCTTCGAGCCGCTGGGCTACACCGTCGAAACGCAGGGATCGCAGCTTGACGACAAGTTTCCCGAATGGGGAGCGTCTCCGTATGTCGCTCTGACGATTACAGGCATTGTTAGGCTACAGGATTTGCTCACGCACCTCTATGTACTGATACCCGTCCTGGACAACGAGAAGCACTACTGGGTAGCCAACGACGAGATCGAAAAGCTTCTGAAGCGCGGCGAAGGCTGGCTGGGCGCTCATCCAGAGAAAGACCTCATCGTCTCGCGCTATCTAAAGCGCCAGCGCAGTCTTACGCGAGAAGCGTTGAGCCGTTTGCTGGCGGAGGACACACCAAGCGATGAGGGGGACGAGATTCCCTCGGTAGAGTCGCCCGCGATAGAACGCACGCCTTCCCTACATGACCAACGCCTACAGGCGGTATTGTCGGTCATTCGGGATACAGGTGCAAAGCGCGTTGTCGATCTCGGCTGTGGCGAGGGCAAGTTGCTCAAGCTGCTTCTATCCGAGAAGCAGTTTGACACTATCCTCGGCATGGATGTGTCATGGCGCTCGCTGGAGACAGCGAAGGAGCGCTTGCGACTCGACGGGCTAACAGAACGGCAGCGGGGTCGAATTGAGCTCATCCAAGGATCGCTGACCTACCGCGATCAGCGGCTAAATGGGTTTGAAGCAGCCGCCATTGTGGAGGTCATCGAGCATCTGGACGCGGCGCGACTGGCGACCTTCGAGCGCATCGTCTTCGAGTTTGCGCGACCCACGCATGTGGTCTTGACCACGCCGAACGCGGAATACAACACGGTCTTTGAGACGCTCCCCGCAGGCGAGTTCCGGCACGGCGACCACCGCTTTGAGTGGAAACGTCCTGAATTCGAAGGCTGGGCAAATGGAGTTGCAGAGCGGTTTGGATACGGAGTTCGATTTGAGCCAGTAGGACCAGTCGATGCAGAACGAGGGGCACCAACGCAGATGGCAGTCTTTACTCAGAGGGAGGTCGCGGCATGA
- a CDS encoding plasmid mobilization protein: MTTPRIPASAHPPSPPDDEVRPGLRAKTVATRLTPEELREVEAAAGRDGKSLAEWLRELALKTARQRPADTMELLLSEVSATRYMLLNLFHATAHANAEGKHLLPESVLKIRDQADVRKLESARKLMADFLAQGGQDGSQNGGKP; the protein is encoded by the coding sequence ATGACCACTCCTCGCATCCCGGCCTCGGCGCATCCTCCATCGCCACCCGACGATGAAGTTCGCCCTGGACTCCGCGCCAAGACGGTAGCAACCAGACTCACGCCGGAAGAGCTGCGCGAGGTCGAAGCCGCTGCTGGGCGCGATGGGAAGTCGCTTGCGGAATGGCTGCGCGAGTTGGCCCTGAAGACAGCGCGGCAACGTCCAGCGGACACGATGGAGCTGCTGCTTTCGGAGGTCTCGGCGACCCGGTACATGCTCCTGAATCTCTTCCATGCGACCGCCCATGCGAACGCCGAAGGCAAGCATCTGCTCCCTGAGTCCGTGCTAAAAATCCGTGACCAGGCCGACGTTCGGAAGCTCGAAAGCGCCCGGAAGTTGATGGCGGATTTTCTCGCCCAGGGAGGGCAGGACGGGAGTCAGAATGGGGGCAAGCCCTGA
- a CDS encoding type IV secretion system DNA-binding domain-containing protein → MQFPSRTGRLFWLLVWVTLGPLALIVSVSAWLAWTLPPLQKIYLPVYSASTVGARLPGNLMTIRWVMKTAPGRKPETLLPDDAISGSDSKLPVKLSPKAVAEGWRGVVQSPTEKVRSSELVPYLQATIYDGESVWWLFARPMIYGLAGILLLYALRLQLRQGRSGEHEERHGRRTKGPELLAGVWRRRIGTDGISFELRFEKAPWSWLPFGPSFRIPRRLESSHIELIGDTGSGKSTAIRQILRQVQQRGETAIVYDPAMDFVGEFYDPSRGDLILNPLDARCPYWSLDQEIVRDETAATIAAAFLPEKEYEKAFFTDAPRRLLAAMLRRRMPTHFLLKWMSDPESLASIVAGTPLAALIDPAAPAQRAGVLSSLNLVADCFELLPEGGGGRATFATADWRKERKRWVFLTSSPDYREKVLPLHSVWLDLFILRMQGPCDDSAAKPVWFVIDELASLNKLPQLHAAVTENRKYGNPVVLGFQGRSQLEKRYGHDAEVMLSQPATKVFFKTSEPRAAKWISDAIGEIEVERLKESRSMGLLGSKKSYAMEIATKALIMPSEISGLEPLHGFIKQENRVVPVVFRLATKRSKQPDFIEREIPQAAPRPTSPVPVSSAHTSPPKQAKATAAVQASLPLADPPSTNGRPSEAFVWDESKGIE, encoded by the coding sequence ATGCAGTTTCCGAGCCGGACAGGGAGGCTCTTCTGGCTACTTGTCTGGGTCACGCTGGGGCCGCTCGCGCTCATTGTTTCGGTCTCGGCCTGGCTCGCTTGGACACTCCCCCCGCTCCAGAAAATTTATCTCCCGGTATACTCCGCGAGCACCGTTGGTGCTCGCCTGCCCGGCAATCTGATGACCATCCGGTGGGTGATGAAAACCGCTCCCGGACGAAAACCCGAGACGCTTTTGCCCGATGATGCAATCTCTGGATCGGACTCAAAACTGCCAGTCAAGCTCTCGCCCAAAGCCGTCGCGGAGGGGTGGCGCGGAGTGGTCCAGAGCCCTACGGAGAAAGTTCGTTCCTCCGAGCTGGTTCCGTATCTCCAGGCGACGATCTACGACGGCGAGAGTGTTTGGTGGCTCTTCGCTCGGCCCATGATCTACGGCCTGGCCGGAATTTTGTTGCTGTACGCGCTCCGGCTTCAGCTTAGACAAGGACGCAGTGGGGAGCATGAGGAGCGGCACGGACGGCGGACCAAAGGCCCCGAATTGCTGGCTGGCGTCTGGCGTCGCAGAATCGGAACGGATGGCATTTCCTTTGAGTTGCGCTTTGAGAAAGCTCCCTGGAGCTGGCTTCCGTTCGGTCCGAGTTTTCGGATTCCACGCCGCCTGGAGTCCAGCCACATCGAGCTGATCGGCGACACCGGTTCGGGTAAATCGACGGCCATCCGGCAGATATTGCGCCAGGTCCAGCAGCGCGGCGAAACGGCCATCGTCTATGACCCGGCGATGGATTTCGTGGGGGAGTTCTATGACCCCAGTCGCGGCGACCTGATCCTGAATCCTCTCGACGCCCGGTGCCCCTACTGGAGTCTCGATCAGGAGATCGTGCGCGATGAGACCGCCGCTACAATCGCCGCCGCTTTTCTTCCAGAGAAGGAGTACGAGAAGGCATTTTTCACCGACGCTCCGCGCCGGTTGCTTGCCGCCATGCTGCGGCGTCGGATGCCGACGCACTTTCTTTTGAAGTGGATGAGCGACCCTGAGTCGCTTGCTTCCATCGTGGCAGGGACACCGTTGGCTGCGCTGATCGACCCGGCAGCTCCGGCGCAGCGTGCCGGGGTGCTGTCGAGCCTCAACTTGGTAGCGGACTGCTTCGAGCTACTGCCCGAGGGAGGCGGTGGACGGGCGACTTTTGCCACGGCTGATTGGAGGAAGGAGCGCAAGCGCTGGGTCTTTCTGACCTCCAGCCCCGACTACCGGGAAAAGGTCTTGCCGCTCCATTCGGTATGGCTCGATCTTTTCATCCTGCGGATGCAGGGCCCCTGCGATGATTCCGCCGCCAAGCCAGTATGGTTCGTTATTGACGAGCTGGCAAGCTTGAACAAGCTACCCCAGCTCCACGCTGCCGTGACTGAAAATCGCAAGTACGGCAATCCCGTCGTGCTCGGCTTCCAGGGGCGCAGCCAACTAGAAAAACGCTACGGCCATGACGCCGAAGTCATGCTCTCCCAGCCCGCTACGAAGGTATTTTTCAAAACCTCCGAACCGCGCGCGGCCAAATGGATTTCCGACGCTATCGGCGAAATCGAGGTCGAGCGCTTGAAGGAGTCACGCAGCATGGGGCTACTCGGTAGTAAGAAGTCCTATGCGATGGAGATTGCCACCAAAGCGCTCATCATGCCGTCGGAAATATCCGGCCTTGAGCCGCTACACGGGTTCATCAAGCAAGAGAACCGCGTTGTGCCCGTTGTTTTCCGATTAGCAACGAAACGCTCGAAACAGCCTGACTTTATAGAGCGGGAGATTCCGCAGGCCGCGCCTAGACCCACTTCCCCGGTGCCAGTATCGTCGGCACACACCTCGCCTCCGAAACAAGCCAAGGCGACGGCGGCAGTCCAGGCTTCACTACCCCTGGCCGATCCGCCGTCCACTAACGGAAGACCCAGTGAAGCGTTTGTGTGGGATGAGAGCAAAGGGATTGAGTGA
- a CDS encoding CHAT domain-containing protein, with translation MAGRTPVVDWSGNYEENCLQLAKHLGKNKIRRILFDAIYGRVSKPRSRKQMIAATTLKSSDGQQAQNELDHLAKYGLIRQTNNEGNVFVDDGSRWLYLKDENVRAHRAQILRYANNPGEAKKVPTKRRPQGSTTVAVTRQFLKKRKHLDVLYLTANPRGDLRVEAEVNQVQQEVRGSKLRDNIDVHYRPAANLDSLIQGLNDHVPAIVHFSGHGNESGVGTDDAKSAHPAGKLVSFELLAKAIAATDTPPQIIVLNSCKSAGAKKSFFPPAKAIIAMGDSIGDLAATAFAAKFYAAIAAGQSLHSAFAQGKVAVEAVSINEADTPELLLAENANPKKIILT, from the coding sequence ATGGCAGGCAGAACTCCAGTCGTTGATTGGTCAGGCAATTACGAGGAAAACTGTCTCCAGCTTGCCAAGCATCTTGGCAAAAACAAAATCCGACGTATATTGTTCGACGCTATCTATGGCCGCGTCTCGAAGCCGCGCTCCAGAAAACAGATGATTGCAGCGACCACGTTAAAATCGAGCGACGGCCAGCAAGCCCAGAATGAACTGGATCACCTCGCAAAGTACGGTCTAATCAGGCAAACCAATAATGAGGGGAATGTCTTCGTCGATGATGGGAGTCGTTGGCTGTATCTCAAAGATGAAAATGTTCGTGCTCACCGTGCGCAAATCTTGAGATATGCAAACAATCCTGGAGAGGCAAAAAAAGTGCCAACAAAGCGCCGACCACAGGGATCCACAACTGTTGCTGTGACTCGCCAATTTCTCAAGAAGCGAAAGCATTTGGACGTTCTATATTTGACAGCAAACCCGCGCGGAGACCTCAGAGTTGAAGCGGAAGTGAATCAGGTGCAGCAGGAGGTGCGTGGTTCCAAGCTCCGCGACAACATCGACGTTCACTATCGGCCAGCTGCGAATCTAGATTCTCTGATCCAAGGATTAAACGACCACGTTCCAGCGATCGTACACTTCTCCGGTCACGGTAATGAGAGTGGTGTCGGAACGGACGATGCCAAGTCAGCTCATCCGGCAGGAAAACTGGTCTCGTTCGAACTTCTAGCGAAGGCAATCGCTGCCACAGATACGCCGCCGCAGATTATCGTTTTGAATTCATGCAAAAGTGCAGGGGCAAAAAAGTCCTTCTTTCCGCCAGCCAAAGCGATCATCGCCATGGGAGATTCGATTGGCGACTTGGCCGCGACCGCCTTTGCAGCGAAGTTTTACGCAGCAATTGCCGCAGGGCAATCGCTTCATTCGGCGTTTGCGCAGGGGAAGGTTGCCGTCGAAGCGGTGTCAATTAATGAGGCAGATACGCCTGAGCTGCTTTTGGCTGAAAACGCCAACCCAAAGAAAATCATCCTGACCTGA
- a CDS encoding helix-turn-helix domain-containing protein, giving the protein MTNEQANQILKELEMLRKLKMIELFDKGYSQAQLAEALGVSQPTISRMMPKVSTKKG; this is encoded by the coding sequence ATGACCAACGAACAAGCGAATCAGATTCTCAAAGAGCTCGAGATGTTACGTAAACTTAAAATGATCGAGCTATTCGACAAGGGTTACTCACAGGCGCAGTTGGCCGAAGCTTTAGGCGTTAGTCAGCCGACCATCAGTCGAATGATGCCAAAAGTCTCGACCAAAAAGGGCTGA
- a CDS encoding sigma-70 region 4 domain-containing protein, which translates to MDEGNVSDLVRYTKALVAIQIQAMSKNEDPVKPEILMARAGLPAKEIAELLGKSPDAVKKTIQRAGKKEA; encoded by the coding sequence ATGGACGAGGGCAACGTATCAGATCTTGTTAGGTACACAAAGGCGCTGGTCGCGATTCAGATTCAGGCGATGAGCAAAAATGAAGATCCAGTAAAGCCGGAAATCCTCATGGCCCGCGCAGGGTTGCCAGCGAAAGAAATCGCGGAGCTACTTGGCAAAAGTCCCGACGCGGTGAAGAAGACAATCCAGCGCGCAGGCAAGAAGGAGGCATAA